The Comamonas sp. lk genome contains the following window.
GCGATGATCGCCATCCGCGAGGAAATCCGCCAGATCGAAGACGGCCGCTTGCCCCAGGACAACAACCCGCTCAAGAACGCCCCCCACACGGCCGAAGCACTGCTGAGCGGCGAGTGGAGCCGCCCTTACAGCCGCGAGCTGGCCGCCTACCCCGTGCCGGCCTTGCGCCGCAACAAGTACTGGAGCCCTATAGGCCGCGTGGACAATGTCTACGGCGATCGCAACCTGTTTTGCAGCTGCGTGCCCGTGGAAGACTACGAGTCTTGATGACCTGAACGCATTACGCTTTCACCCAAAGAACGGCCCATGCGGGCCGTTTTTCATGCTAAAACCCGCAACAGCCCTTACCGGATATACGCTATAAGCTATGGAAATCATAGTCATCATCATCGGCGCTGCATTGGCCGGCTTTGTGCAAGGCCTGTCCGGCTTTGGCTACAGCATGACAGCCATGGCGCTCTGGGCCTGGACGCTGGAGCCGACCTTGGCTGCCGTGCTTGCCGTATTTGGCGGGCTCACCGGCCAGATCATCCAGGCCTTCAGCGTGCGCCGCGGATTTGACTGGAGGGCGCTGTGGCCTTTTCTTCTTGGCGGTCTGGCCGGCCTGCCGCTGGGGCTGATGCTGCTGCCCCGGCTGGATGTCCAGCTTTTCAAAACCGTGCTGGGTACGCTGCTGGTGGTGTTTTGCCCGCTGATGGCTTTTGCGCACAAGCTGCCGCGCTTGAGCGACTGGCGCTGCATGCAAGGGCCGCTGCGCCCCATCAGCAACGCGCTGGCCGGCATGGCGGGCGGAGTCATGAGTGCGCTGGGTGGCTTCTCCGGCGTGGTGCCTACGCTGTGGTGCCAGCTCGGCGGCATGGCCAAGGATGCGCAGCGCCAGATCATCCAGAACTTCAACCTCACCATGCTGGCCGTCACCTTTGCCAGCTATCTGGGCTCGGGTCTGGTCACCAGCTCCATGCTGCCGCTGTTTGCCGTGGCCCTGCCCGCCATGCTGCTGCCCTCCATCTGGGGCGGGCGGCTCTACCACCGCATCAGCGACCAGGCGTTTCGCCGGGTGGTGCTGGGATTGCTGACCCTGGCCGGCCTAGCCATGCTGGCTTCGGGCATTCGGTGAACCCAGGCCAGCCCCGAAGGCATACGCCGCTTTTCCGCAGCCTGCACTTTGCGGGGCGGTGCTGAAGATGCACCCTGCTTGATGCGCATCAAAAGTCATGGCTGATGCCTCCCGCAAATAATGAGGGGCCGTCGGTTTCGGTGCTTTTGCCCCCGACCACGCCGCCGCCCCCATGTAGCCCTGCGCTTACACTGGCCCTCTGTTCTGAATCTTCCTCCATCGCATCCCGGGGCCGGCCCCCGTTCTTCATGAGCGACTCACACCCCCCAGCTTCGGCTGATGATCCAGATTCTTTGCCGCTGCTGGCCTTGCTGGAGCCTGCGGCCGGCCTGCCGTCCTGGCCCGGCACCATCCGCCCTCTGGTTCCCGAAGATCAAGACCCTTTGCAGGCCTTGGTAGCCGAGCTGCGCAACTACCAGCGCGAGCTGGAGATTCAGAACGAGGTCCTCAATTACAGCCAGGCCGTGGCCGAGAGTGCTTCCGAGCGCTTTGAGGCGCTGTTTGCCAGCATTCCCCTGCCGCTGTTGGTGATTGACGAGCATGACATGGTGGTCCAGGTCAATGCCATGGCCCATGCCGCGTTTCAGCCCAGCGAGAACGATCGTCTGCTGATCAGTTTTCTGCCCTTTGTCCATGCCCAGGACGCGCAGCGCGTGCAGCAGGTGTTTGCCCAGGCCGCAGAGCAAGGCCGAGCGCTGGCGCATGAGGTGCTGTTCGACATCACCGATCAGATACAGCTGTGCTGCGATCTGCATGTGGCCTGCCTGAACATTCCCCAGCAAAACGGTACCCCGAGCCGGCAGTTTCTCTGCGCCGTGGTCAACCAGGGCCCGCTGCTGGCCGAGCGCCGGGCACTGCAGGAACGCAACCAGCAGCTGCACGCCAGCGAGCGGCGGCTGGAGTCGGTCATCAACTCCGCACTGGACGCCATCATGTGCGTGGATCAAAGCCAGTGCATCACGGTGTTCAACCCCACGGCGGCGGCACTGTTTCTGTGCTCGCCCAGCGATGCGCTGGGCAGCCCGCTCAATCGTTTCCTGCCCGACGCATCGCGGGCCCTGAGCTTTGCACCGCTGACCACGCAGGCCATCCTGGGCGAGATGACGGGCCTGACTTCCAACGGGCGGGAAATTCCGGTGGAAGTCAGCGTCTCCTTCGAGCGCCACCACAGCGGCGACACCACCACCGTCTTCGCCCGGGATCTGACCAGCCGCAAAAAAGCCGAAGCCCAGCGCAATGCGCTGGAATCACAGCTGCGCGAATCCCACAAAATGCAGGCCCTGGGCACCATGGCCGGCGGCATTGCCCACGATTTCAACAACATCGTGGGTGCCATTCTGGGCAATGTGGAGCTGGCCAAGGCCGACAGCCTGGACAACCCCGCCGCGCTGGAGAGTCTGCGCGAGATCGAGAAGGCCGGTCGCCGCGCCCGCGATCTGGTGCGGCAAATTCTCACCTTCGCCCGCAATGACAAGCCTGAGCGCCGCCCGCTGCAGGTGCACGAAGTCATGCAGGACGCGGCCAGGCTGCTGCGGGTTTCGCTACCGCCGGCCATCGAGCTGCAGATCGAGCAGCTATCGCCTCTGCCGCTGCTGATGGCCGATCCCACCCAGGTGGAGCAGGCACTGTTCAATCTCTGCAGCAACGCCATGCAAGCCATGGGCGAGGCCCGCGGCTGCATTCAGATGCAGGCCCAGCTGCTGCGGCCCGAGCGGCAGGTGTGCGAACGATTGGGGCTGACCTGGTGCAACTACATACTGCTGACCGTGCAGGACAACGGCCCCGGCATGGACGAGGCCACGCAACAGCGCATTTTCGAGCCCTTCTTCACCACCAAGGCCGTGGGACAGGGCACGGGCCTGGGGCTGGCGGTGGTGCATGGCGTCATGCGCACCCATGGCGGCGCCGTGGATGTCTTCAGCGCACCGGGCCTGGGCAGCCGCTTCAATCTCTATTTCCCCCTGCCGGAGTCCGAAGTGTTGCTGGAGCCGCTGGCCCACAGCACGGCGGCTGCGGCCCCGCATCTGGCTCCGGCCGCCCATGAAGCCCATGCCAACGCTGCCTGCCACGTGATGTATGTGGACGATGACCAGGCCCTGGTGTTTCTGGTCCAGCGCCTGCTGCGCCGCCGCGGCTATGTGGTCAGCGGCTTTACCGATCCGCATGAAGCCGTGCAGGCTCTGCGCGATCAACCGCAGGACTTTGATCTGGTGGTGACCGACTACAACATGCCCGGCTACAGCGGCCTGGATCTGGTGGTTGAGGCCCTGGAAATTCGCCCCGGCCTGCCGATTGCCCTGGCCTCGGGCTATGTCACGGCCGAAATCGAACATGCCGCGCTGGCCGCCGGCGCCAAGGCCCTGATTTACAAGCCCAATGACGTGGAAGAGCTGTGCGCCACCGTCCACCGACTGCTACATGAACACGATTGATGCCCCCATACCGCAGTGCTGGTATGAAGACGAAGCCCTGCTGGTGCTGGAAAAACCCTCGGGCCTGTTGTGCGTGCCGGGACGCGGCCCGGACAAGCAGGACTGCCTGAGCTCTCGCGCCCAGGCACACTGGAGCGATGCCCTCATCGTGCACAGACTGGACCAGGCCACCTCGGGCCTGCTCATCATGGCGCGCAGTCTGGCGGTTCAGCGCGCCCTGAGCCTGGCTTTCGAGAAAAAGCAGATTCAAAAACGCTATGAGGCCGTGGTCGCCGGGCAGTTGGAGCCCTTGTCTGCCGATTGGCAGCTGATCGATCTGCCGATTGCTGCCGACTGGGAACGCCGCCCCCTGCGGGTGATTGACGCAGAACAGGGAAAAAGCAGCCAGACCCTGTGGCGCGCCCTGGCGCATGAGCACACGGAGCAACACCAGGCCTGCACCCGGGTGCTGCTCAGCCCCTTGACGGGCCGCACCCATCAGTTGCGCGTGCACATGGCCGCCGTGGGTCATGCCATTGTGGGAGACGCGCTGTACGCAGCCCCCGAGATTGCAGCGCAATCGCAGCGCCTGCTACTGCACGCAAAAATTCTGCGTTTGGAGCACCCAACAAACGGACAGATTCTCGAGTTCGAGTCAAAAACTCCGTTCTGACGCAATATTCCTCGAATACCAAAAAATCCAATTGAAACTGCAGCGAGATGGGGCCAGAAATATCTTGCTCAAAATAGAGGCAAGCGCAGGCCTGTAAACGCGCAGCCGCTATACAGTGCATAGCGGATTTTGAAAGTTTGCACTACCCCCGGGATACCCTCTTGAAATCGGATACCACTGATTTATTCTGGTCATCTTTTCGCAGTGTCCGCTAATAGCGTCCTGCGTTTTTCAGAACACTTTATCCAAAGTTGAAGGAAGACCTCATGAGCATTCCGTTTCGCATGCACA
Protein-coding sequences here:
- a CDS encoding RluA family pseudouridine synthase, whose amino-acid sequence is MNTIDAPIPQCWYEDEALLVLEKPSGLLCVPGRGPDKQDCLSSRAQAHWSDALIVHRLDQATSGLLIMARSLAVQRALSLAFEKKQIQKRYEAVVAGQLEPLSADWQLIDLPIAADWERRPLRVIDAEQGKSSQTLWRALAHEHTEQHQACTRVLLSPLTGRTHQLRVHMAAVGHAIVGDALYAAPEIAAQSQRLLLHAKILRLEHPTNGQILEFESKTPF
- a CDS encoding sulfite exporter TauE/SafE family protein; the encoded protein is MEIIVIIIGAALAGFVQGLSGFGYSMTAMALWAWTLEPTLAAVLAVFGGLTGQIIQAFSVRRGFDWRALWPFLLGGLAGLPLGLMLLPRLDVQLFKTVLGTLLVVFCPLMAFAHKLPRLSDWRCMQGPLRPISNALAGMAGGVMSALGGFSGVVPTLWCQLGGMAKDAQRQIIQNFNLTMLAVTFASYLGSGLVTSSMLPLFAVALPAMLLPSIWGGRLYHRISDQAFRRVVLGLLTLAGLAMLASGIR
- a CDS encoding PAS domain-containing sensor histidine kinase produces the protein MSDSHPPASADDPDSLPLLALLEPAAGLPSWPGTIRPLVPEDQDPLQALVAELRNYQRELEIQNEVLNYSQAVAESASERFEALFASIPLPLLVIDEHDMVVQVNAMAHAAFQPSENDRLLISFLPFVHAQDAQRVQQVFAQAAEQGRALAHEVLFDITDQIQLCCDLHVACLNIPQQNGTPSRQFLCAVVNQGPLLAERRALQERNQQLHASERRLESVINSALDAIMCVDQSQCITVFNPTAAALFLCSPSDALGSPLNRFLPDASRALSFAPLTTQAILGEMTGLTSNGREIPVEVSVSFERHHSGDTTTVFARDLTSRKKAEAQRNALESQLRESHKMQALGTMAGGIAHDFNNIVGAILGNVELAKADSLDNPAALESLREIEKAGRRARDLVRQILTFARNDKPERRPLQVHEVMQDAARLLRVSLPPAIELQIEQLSPLPLLMADPTQVEQALFNLCSNAMQAMGEARGCIQMQAQLLRPERQVCERLGLTWCNYILLTVQDNGPGMDEATQQRIFEPFFTTKAVGQGTGLGLAVVHGVMRTHGGAVDVFSAPGLGSRFNLYFPLPESEVLLEPLAHSTAAAAPHLAPAAHEAHANAACHVMYVDDDQALVFLVQRLLRRRGYVVSGFTDPHEAVQALRDQPQDFDLVVTDYNMPGYSGLDLVVEALEIRPGLPIALASGYVTAEIEHAALAAGAKALIYKPNDVEELCATVHRLLHEHD